The following coding sequences lie in one Trichoderma breve strain T069 chromosome 1, whole genome shotgun sequence genomic window:
- a CDS encoding alpha galactosidase A domain-containing protein codes for MASAVVLSLAAAALLQPVAGTNTGTAHCSDASYTPGSVYFTEQCYNDIQNCIAKLSASPSTVDCNGDNISMQQQANTGAVGSAQNSDVSVSFKSMVDLCLLSGSTSATWGWSDNQWYWLWTSGACYTSEAGNGAIKTRPAPYCLQDRDSSLPDCYPQPKPAGGPLKVLKTVKTKNGFTKSARGWNTYGAQALTNGSTLIPSFAGQSGLYYTQKFVETQCGVLANPKFKAAGYDMCSLDSGWQSFDTVDPHGRITYNTTRFNMPQLGPWLHKKGLKFGLYITPGVPCQAANKTILGTDITVGSVFNGNFDQILCQFDYSKDGVQQWHDSTVALWASWGVDMIKLDYITPGSPQNGAMLGCQNSDAVVAYQKAIAKTGKNIRLNISWKLCRNETWLPVWSGLSESMRTDQDINNYGHETFLAWSVAQRAIDNYRQYIGLQLQRNQPLTIYPDMDNLFAAGPTKLVGVNDTMRTTVMNHWLGAGANLILGNDLTQTDALGWKLLTSPQSVAAADFFAKYPMQPRNPRTGNNLAQQLQAWIGGPSDNGREAYVLIANLGPDQGSGGFNTQLYGKQAVTVSLAALGLSCSQWKFTDVWSGNSTKVDNYYTAYLTEGESQLLHLTKN; via the exons ATGGCATCAGCCGttgttctctctcttgcgGCGGCCGCGCTGCTCCAGCCGGTCGCTGGAACAAACACCGGCACGGCTCATTGTTCTGATGCCTCTTACACGCCTGGTTCCGTCTACTTCACGGAGCAGTGCTACAACGACATCCAGAACTGCATCGCCAAGCTGTCAGCCAGTCCCTCAACAGTCGACTGCAATGGCGACAACATTagcatgcagcagcaggccaacACGGGAGCCGTTGGTTCGGCCCAGAACAGCGACGTCAGCGTCTCTTTCAAGAGCATGGTTGATCTCTGTCTATTGAGTGGTTCAACAAGTGCAACTTGGGGCTGGAGCGACAACCAATGGTACTGGCTCTGGACTAGTGGTGCTTGCTATACCAGCGAGGCCGGAAACGGCGCCATCAAGACTCGCCCTGCTCCTTACTGTCTGCAGGATCGTGACTCTTCGCTGCCAGACTGCTACCCTCAGCCCAAGCCTGCTGGTGGCCCATTGAAGGTTTTGAAGAcggtgaagacgaagaatGGCTTCACCAAGTCTGCTCGAGGCTGGAACACGTATGGAGCTCAGGCCCTGACCAATGGCTCCACGCTTATCCCGTCTTTTGCTGGCCAGTCCGGTCTATACTATACGCAAAAGTTTGTCGAAACCCAGTGCGGTGTTTTGGCCAACCCCAAGTTCAAGGCTGCTGGCTATGACATGTGCAGTCTTGACTCTGGCTGGCAGTCATTCGACACGGTCGACCCCCACGGCCGTATCACTTACAACACGACTCGCTTCAACATGCCCCAGCTTGGCCCGTGGCTGCACAAGAAGGGCTTGAAGTTTGGTCTTTACATCACTCCTGGTGTGCCCTGCCAGGCTGCCAACAAGACCATCTTGGGCACTGACATTACTGTTGGATCTGTCTTTAACGGCAACTTTGACCAGATTCTGTGCCAGTTTGATTACAGCAAGGATGGTGTCCAGCAGTGGCACGATTCTACTGTGGCTCTGTGGGCCTCTTGGGGTGTTGACATGATTAAG CTCGACTATATTACCCCTGGCTCTCCTCAGAACGGTGCCATGCTGGGATGTCAAAACTCTGACGCCGTCGTGGCGTACCAAAAGGCCATCGCCAAGACGGGTAAGAACATCCGCCTGAACATCTCGTGGAAGCTTTGCCGTAATGAGACTTGGCTGCCTGTCTGGAGTGGATTGTCCGAGTCCATGCGTACCGACCAGGACATCAACAACTATGGCCACGAGACGTTTTTGGCCTGGTCAGTTGCTCAGCGCGCCATTGACAACTACCGTCAGTATATTGGCCTGCAGCTTCAGCGAAACCAGCCTCTCACCATCTACCCTGACATGGATAACctgtttgctgctggtcctACCAAGTTGGTCGGCGTCAACGACACCATGCGAACTACCGTCATGAACCACTGGCTGGGTGCTGGAGCCAACCTGATTCTCGGCAACGATCTTACTCAGACCGACGCGCTTGGCTGGAAGCTTCTGACTAGCCCCCAGTCCGTCGCTGCCGCTGACTTCTTCGCCAAGTACCCCATGCAGCCCCGAAACCCTCGCACTGGTAACAACCTTGCCCAACAGCTGCAGGCCTGGATCGGTGGACCTAGTGACAACGGCAGGGAGGCTTACGTCTTGATTGCTAACCTGGGACCTGATCAGGGTTCTGGAGGCTTCAACACTCAGCTGTACGGAAAGCAGGCAGTGACTGTTTCCCTGGCTGCTCTTGGTTTGAGCTGCTCACAGTGGAAGTTTACTGATGTGTGGTCGGGTAACTCGACCAAGGTGGACAACTACTACACTGCTTACCTGACTGAGGGTGAGTCCCAGCTATTGCATTTGACCAAGAACTAG
- a CDS encoding eukaryotic aspartyl protease domain-containing protein, whose translation MEAIFQAQAKFRLDRGLHKITAIRNKNYKRHGTKSYVYLLNRFGFEPTKPGPYFQEHRVHQRGLAHPDYNAPVGGRVHITKALHKKRNHHGAVDANGTEKGEVGAEDQQNDSEYLCEVTIGTPGQKLLLDFDTGSSDLWVFSTELSKSLQKNHTIFNPSESSTFKKLSGQTWQISYGDGSSASGDCGSDNVTIGGLTIKNQTVELASKLAAQFAQGTGDGLLGLAWPSINTVATNGRSTPANTPVANMITQDDVPSNAELFTAAFYSERDANAESFYTFGYIDQDLVSASGQDISWTDVDNSQGFWMFPSTSSSVNGQAISQSGNSAIADTGTTLALVSDEVCDALYKAIPGATYDDQQQGYVFPMSTDVSSLPEFKVSVGDTQFVIQPEDLAFAPADDNNWYGGVQSRGSNPFDILGDVFLKSVYAIFDQGNQRFGAVPKIQATQNLNSSSAQ comes from the exons ATGGAGGCCATCTTCCAAGCCCAGGCCAAGTTCCGCCTCGACCGCGGCCTCCACAAAATCACCGCCATCCGCAACAAAAACTACAAGCGCCACGGCACAAAGTCCTACGTCTATCTCCTCAACCGCTTCGGCTTCGAGCCCACCAAGCCCGGCCCGTACTTCCAGGAGCACCGAGTTCACCAGCGGGGCCTCGCTCACCCAGACTACAACGCCCCCGTCGGTGGCCGGGTTCACATCACAAAGGCGCTGCACAAGAAGCGCAACCACCATGGAGCTGTTGATGCCAACGGAACGGAGAAGGGAGAGGTTGGCGCCGAGGACCAGCAGAATGACTCTGAGTACTTGTGCGAGGTTACTATTGGAACTCCCGgacagaagctgctgctagaCTTTGACACTGGATCATCAGATCTCTGG GTCTTCTCCACAGAGCTCAGCAAGAGCCTCCAAAAGAaccacaccatcttcaacccATCTGAATCGTCCACATTCAAGAAGCTCTCCGGCCAGACCTGGCAAATCTCCTACGGCGACggctcctccgcctccggCGACTGCGGCTCTGACAACGTCACCATCGGCGGCCTCACCATCAAGAACCAGACCGTCGAGCTCGCCTCCAAGCTCGCCGCGCAATTCGCCCAGGGCACCGGCGATGGTCTTCTGGGTCTTGCTTGGCCGTCTATCAACACCGTTGCTACGAATGGACGATCTACCCCTGCTAACACGCCTGTTGCGAACATGATCACTCAGGATGATGTTCCTAGCAATGCTGAATTGTTCACTGCTGCGTTTTACAGCGAGCGTGATGCAAACGCAGAGTCTTTCTACACTTTCGGTTACATCGACCAGGATCTTGTCTCAGCTTCCGGCCAAGATATCTCCTGGACTGACGTCGACAACTCCCAAGGCTTCTGGATGTTCCCCTCCACCAGCTCCTCCGTCAATGGCCAGGCCATCTCACAGTCCGGCAACTCCGCCATCGCCGATACCGGAACCACCCTCGCCCTGGTCTCAGACGAGGTCTGTGATGCTCTGTACAAGGCCATCCCCGGAGCCACCTACGACGACCAGCAGCAGGGCTACGTCTTCCCCATGAGCACCGACGTGTCAAGCCTCCCCGAATTCAAGGTTTCCGTTGGAGACACCCAGTTTGTGATTCAGCCTGAGGATCTGGCTTTTGCCCCTGCAGACGACAACAACTGGTATGGCGGCGTTCAGTCTAGGGGAAGCAACCCCTTTGACATTCTCGGCGACGTGTTCCTGAAGTCTGTTTACGCG ATCTTCGATCAGGGTAACCAGCGATTCGGTGCGGTCCCCAAGATCCAGGCGACTCAGAACCTGAACTCTTCTTCCGCCCAGTAA
- a CDS encoding short chain dehydrogenase domain-containing protein, with protein sequence MASFATTHVKPYEALTKAVATNPLTGKSALITGAGRGVGEHITRELAAAGVSRIALVGRDLERLNQTKKNFQETFPGTVFEAFSADITDEAKIASVFKEFGAPDIVINNAGHFPDEGPFIKEDLKSWWKGFEINILGTAIVTQQFLRAKPEGKSATVISLSTIGIHMRFPLPGWSGYATSKMGQARVFELLRFEHPEVRFINVHPGSVETDGYAKTGLPAPPNGMTDGKLTGQFFAWLASDEAEFLSGRFVWADWDVDELKAKKEQIINDDLLLTTIDGLVKGF encoded by the coding sequence ATGGCCTCATTTGCTACCACTCACGTTAAGCCTTACGAGGCCCTCACCAAGGCCGTGGCAACTAATCCACTGACTGGCAAATCTGCCCTCATCACAGGCGCCGGTCGGGGGGTAGGAGAACACATCACACGCGAGCTTGCGGCAGCAGGTGTATCTCGAATTGCGCTCGTCGGTCGTGACCTTGAGCGCCTAAACCAGACCAAGAAGAACTTTCAAGAGACTTTTCCTGGAACCGTTTTCGAGGCGTTTTCGGCCGACATCACAGATGAAGCAAAGATTGCCTCCGTCTTCAAGGAGTTTGGGGCTCCTGATATTGTGATAAATAACGCCGGCCACTTTCCTGATGAGGGGCCCTTTATCAAGGAGGATTTGAAGAGCTGGTGGAAAGGCTTTGAGATCAACATTCTAGGAACGGCAATCGTCACACAACAATTCCTTCGAGCCAAGCCCGAGGGCAAGAGTGCCACCGTTATCAGCCTTTCCACCATCGGTATTCATATGCGATTTCCACTCCCTGGGTGGTCAGGATACGCCACCAGTAAAATGGGCCAAGCACGAGTCTTTGAGCTGCTCCGTTTCGAGCATCCCGAAGTTCGGTTCATCAACGTCCACCCCGGCAGCGTCGAGACCGATGGCTATGCTAAGACAGGCCTCCCGGCACCTCCTAACGGTATGACGGATGGAAAGCTTACAGGTCAAttttttgcttggcttgcttcTGATGAAGCAGAGTTTCTGAGCGGGAGATTTGTTTGGGCAGACTGGGATGTGgatgagctcaaggccaagaaggagcaGATTATCAACGATGACTTGTTGCTCACGACAATCGATGGATTAGTCAAGGGTTTCTAA